In Flavobacteriaceae bacterium, the following proteins share a genomic window:
- a CDS encoding thiol peroxidase, translated as MAKLTLGGTPVETSGELPKVGTVAPDFKLTAVDLSTKTLKDYAGKNIVLNIYPSIDTSTCATSARKFNEAASAMENTVILCISRDLPFAQSRYCSSEGLENIINLADYKDNLFSKAYGVNFIDGPFETLHSRCIVVINSEGIITHTEQVQEIANEPNYDAVMSVL; from the coding sequence ATGGCTAAATTAACACTTGGGGGTACACCAGTAGAAACATCTGGAGAATTACCAAAAGTTGGAACTGTTGCTCCCGATTTTAAATTAACAGCTGTAGATCTGTCTACAAAAACTCTAAAAGATTATGCTGGGAAAAATATTGTTTTAAATATTTATCCGAGTATAGATACTTCTACTTGTGCAACTTCAGCCAGAAAGTTTAATGAAGCTGCAAGTGCTATGGAAAACACTGTAATACTATGTATTTCTCGTGATTTACCTTTTGCTCAATCTCGTTACTGTAGTTCTGAAGGCTTAGAAAACATCATTAACTTGGCAGATTATAAAGATAATTTATTTAGCAAGGCTTACGGAGTAAATTTTATAGATGGCCCTTTTGAAACATTACACTCTCGTTGTATTGTTGTAATTAATTCTGAAGGTATCATAACACATACAGAACAAGTACAAGAAATTGCTAATGAACCTAATTATGATGCAGTAATGAGTGTTTTATAA